The following are encoded together in the Streptomyces sp. NBC_00341 genome:
- a CDS encoding DUF6099 family protein codes for MEAERLVAVIRQALARSRGTPDIIAEAWQAQALAQAVGSRLAASGPKELRGEAGGLSEIGGRSNGALDHPAARAGVARAAQLSEVADPRAALTGLGALLGEVGIALVGVACETDEQGLYWQCMEAIDAADESTDRVHGMLRLLDERDRERREDLERSRERDGPHGVLHGPAGPAAGRP; via the coding sequence ATGGAAGCGGAGCGGTTGGTAGCGGTCATCAGGCAGGCGCTGGCCCGGAGCAGGGGCACGCCGGACATCATCGCCGAGGCCTGGCAGGCCCAGGCCCTGGCGCAGGCGGTCGGAAGCAGGCTGGCGGCGAGCGGCCCCAAGGAGTTACGGGGCGAGGCGGGAGGCCTCAGCGAGATCGGCGGAAGAAGCAACGGGGCACTGGACCACCCGGCGGCGCGGGCCGGGGTGGCCAGGGCGGCGCAGCTCTCCGAGGTGGCTGACCCGCGCGCCGCGCTGACGGGCCTCGGCGCGCTCCTGGGGGAGGTGGGGATCGCCCTGGTCGGGGTGGCGTGCGAGACGGATGAACAGGGCCTGTACTGGCAGTGCATGGAGGCGATCGACGCCGCCGACGAGTCGACGGACCGGGTCCACGGAATGCTCCGGCTCCTCGACGAACGCGACCGTGAGCGCCGGGAGGATCTGGAGCGCAGCAGGGAGCGGGATGGCCCCCACGGAGTGCTGCACGGACCGGCGGGCCCGGCTGCCGGACGGCCCTGA
- a CDS encoding nucleotide pyrophosphohydrolase produces the protein MTELDVPALQRRLAAFAAARDWEQYHTPKNLASALSVEASELMEIFQWLTPEQSARVMEEPGSAHRVSDEVADVLAYLLQFCAVLDIDPLAALAAKIERNEARFPATKGSDTAVRHSSE, from the coding sequence GTGACAGAACTCGACGTACCCGCCCTGCAACGACGGCTCGCCGCCTTCGCGGCCGCACGCGACTGGGAGCAGTACCACACCCCGAAGAACCTGGCTTCGGCGCTGAGCGTCGAGGCATCCGAACTCATGGAGATCTTCCAGTGGCTGACGCCGGAGCAGTCGGCCCGCGTGATGGAGGAGCCCGGTTCCGCGCACCGGGTGTCGGACGAGGTCGCTGATGTCCTCGCCTATCTGCTGCAGTTCTGCGCGGTGCTGGACATCGATCCGCTCGCGGCGCTGGCGGCCAAGATCGAGCGGAATGAGGCGCGCTTCCCGGCCACGAAGGGTTCGGATACGGCCGTTCGTCACTCTTCGGAGTGA